In the Brucella anthropi ATCC 49188 genome, one interval contains:
- a CDS encoding MFS transporter, translating into MAGEQMIQSGATSPAIKQMENALGNIGVTTAHKQILALILIGCLFDSFEQNTIGLVGPILREQWGLSGADIGFLNTITFASAAIGRLLSGILGDRYGRRVMLTINLLLFTVGSALCALAPSFGWLCLARAIVGFGVGGEISTAVTMLAEFCSPKFRGTAAGLVNVGAGGFGNFLAPAFGLLVFTLFPGDDNWRWLFAVLAIPAFLVVFFRRYVPETPRFLASQGKIDEANKVLSILASGSLRPKNLKVTEYLSKSEDSDTKPVKGNWRELFQAPYLGRTVPVAIAILMSYGAQLSVLTLMPMIFVSMGYTLSGSLLYSMIIQSGSVLGAIAASAFGYYFPRKKVLSLGAVCACAAALSIIYLGTNIYLVLFFGALFQFFVLLLNTSIWIYAPELYPTRIRGFGVALILASGSAAGSFVPTIAGALFDTYGMLGVFGLAASMYAIFAFCIQLGPETYGRSMEDLTQPAEADEPTVDFTKTAKEQA; encoded by the coding sequence ATGGCAGGGGAACAAATGATACAATCCGGTGCGACGTCACCGGCCATCAAGCAGATGGAAAATGCATTGGGAAATATCGGCGTGACAACTGCGCACAAGCAGATTCTCGCGCTGATCCTGATCGGCTGTCTCTTTGACAGTTTCGAGCAGAACACGATTGGCCTCGTCGGGCCGATCCTTCGCGAACAATGGGGTCTGTCGGGCGCCGATATCGGCTTCCTCAATACCATCACTTTCGCAAGCGCGGCCATTGGCCGTCTCTTGTCCGGCATTCTTGGCGACCGGTACGGCCGCCGTGTCATGCTGACGATCAATCTTCTTCTCTTCACCGTCGGTTCCGCACTTTGTGCGCTCGCACCGAGCTTCGGCTGGCTCTGTCTCGCACGCGCCATCGTCGGCTTTGGTGTCGGCGGCGAAATTTCGACTGCCGTTACGATGCTTGCCGAATTCTGTTCGCCGAAGTTCCGTGGAACTGCAGCCGGTCTCGTCAATGTCGGCGCAGGCGGTTTCGGCAACTTCCTCGCCCCGGCTTTCGGCCTGCTGGTTTTCACGCTCTTTCCGGGCGACGACAACTGGCGCTGGCTCTTCGCTGTTCTGGCGATCCCCGCTTTCCTCGTTGTTTTCTTTCGCCGTTACGTGCCTGAAACACCGCGTTTTCTGGCCTCGCAAGGCAAGATCGACGAAGCAAACAAGGTGCTTTCCATTCTGGCGTCCGGATCACTCCGACCCAAGAACCTGAAAGTCACTGAATATCTGTCGAAGTCGGAAGACAGTGACACCAAGCCTGTCAAGGGCAATTGGAGGGAACTGTTCCAGGCGCCTTATCTTGGCCGCACCGTCCCTGTGGCGATCGCGATCCTGATGAGCTACGGCGCACAGCTTTCCGTCCTGACGCTGATGCCAATGATTTTCGTTTCGATGGGCTACACGCTTTCGGGCAGCCTTCTTTACAGCATGATCATCCAGAGCGGCAGCGTGCTCGGTGCCATTGCAGCATCGGCATTCGGCTATTACTTTCCGCGCAAGAAAGTTCTCAGCCTGGGTGCGGTCTGTGCCTGTGCCGCAGCGCTTTCGATCATCTATCTGGGCACGAACATCTATCTGGTGCTGTTCTTCGGAGCGCTGTTCCAGTTCTTTGTCCTGTTGCTCAACACGTCGATCTGGATTTACGCGCCGGAACTCTATCCGACCCGTATCCGCGGCTTCGGTGTGGCACTCATCCTCGCGAGCGGTTCGGCTGCCGGATCCTTCGTGCCGACGATTGCGGGTGCCTTGTTCGACACATACGGAATGCTTGGTGTCTTCGGCCTTGCCGCATCGATGTATGCCATCTTCGCATTCTGCATCCAGCTTGGGCCGGAAACCTATGGTCGGTCCATGGAAGACTTGACGCAGCCGGCGGAAGCCGACGAGCCGACGGTCGATTTCACAAAAACTGCTAAAGAACAGGCCTGA
- a CDS encoding aspartate/glutamate racemase family protein, producing the protein MTASSPYVLLINPNSSEATSGMMLDIARRKANGRLRIEAATATRSPSMIVNDEQLMASAAQVIEIGRGQNSNCIGVIVSAYGDPGVVHLQESLAVPVLGICEASMVEATRNGRRFGIATVTPDLADAIAARAESLGLSHLYTGIRCTPGDPEKLARDGARLRTELEAAVRLCIMDGAEAVIIGGGPLGEAAEQLRGGFDIPIVAPISSAVELMIEALDKQQVCGEAQA; encoded by the coding sequence ATGACTGCATCATCCCCCTATGTCCTGCTGATCAATCCAAACAGCTCAGAGGCAACGAGCGGGATGATGCTCGATATTGCCAGGCGGAAGGCGAACGGGCGGCTTCGGATCGAAGCCGCCACTGCGACACGCAGCCCTTCGATGATCGTCAATGACGAGCAGCTGATGGCTTCAGCGGCGCAAGTCATAGAAATCGGCAGGGGGCAGAATTCAAACTGCATCGGGGTCATTGTCAGCGCTTATGGCGATCCCGGTGTCGTGCATCTGCAGGAGAGCCTGGCCGTGCCGGTTCTCGGCATTTGCGAGGCCTCGATGGTCGAGGCAACACGGAATGGACGACGGTTCGGCATTGCGACGGTAACGCCGGATCTTGCCGATGCGATAGCGGCGCGGGCGGAAAGCCTAGGCCTGTCGCATCTTTATACGGGTATTCGCTGCACGCCCGGAGACCCTGAGAAGCTGGCGCGCGATGGCGCGCGTCTGCGTACAGAACTGGAAGCGGCGGTACGGCTTTGCATCATGGATGGAGCCGAAGCGGTCATCATCGGCGGTGGGCCGCTCGGGGAAGCTGCGGAACAACTGCGTGGCGGCTTCGATATTCCGATTGTCGCGCCGATCTCGTCAGCGGTGGAGCTGATGATCGAAGCGCTCGACAAACAGCAGGTCTGTGGAGAAGCGCAGGCCTGA
- a CDS encoding amino acid ABC transporter substrate-binding protein → MKKIVLGSLLAAGFAMSAQSGAQADTLSTVKERGKINCGVSQGVAGFSSPDDQGKWTGFDIDFCRAVSAAVFGDPDKVSFIPLSTKERFTALQSGTVDLLSRQTTWTLSRDAGMGIHFVGTAYYDGQGFMIRKDLGIDSALKLDGASVCTEQGTTTEQNAADFFSANSIKYEPVVIDSADGILKAFETGRCDVYTTDASALYAQRLKLAEPDAFTVLPEVISKEPLGPAVRQGDDKWFNIVRWTLFAMLEAEELGITQASADADLNSKKPDVRRFLGSEGDSGQQLGLEPKWAYNVVSKIGNYGEMFERTIGKGSLLKIDRGINALWNKGGLMYAPPVK, encoded by the coding sequence ATGAAAAAAATAGTTTTGGGTTCGTTATTGGCGGCGGGCTTTGCCATGTCCGCTCAAAGTGGGGCGCAGGCGGATACGCTTTCGACCGTGAAGGAGCGCGGCAAGATCAATTGCGGCGTCAGTCAGGGCGTTGCAGGCTTTTCGTCGCCAGACGATCAGGGCAAATGGACCGGCTTCGATATTGATTTCTGTCGTGCGGTATCGGCGGCAGTCTTTGGCGATCCTGACAAGGTGAGCTTCATTCCGCTTTCGACCAAGGAACGCTTCACGGCGTTGCAATCCGGCACGGTCGACCTGCTTTCGCGCCAGACCACCTGGACGCTTTCGCGTGATGCGGGCATGGGCATCCATTTCGTCGGCACCGCCTATTATGACGGTCAAGGTTTCATGATCCGTAAGGATCTGGGTATCGATAGCGCCTTGAAGCTCGACGGCGCTTCGGTCTGCACCGAGCAGGGCACGACCACCGAACAGAACGCCGCTGATTTTTTCAGCGCCAACAGTATCAAGTATGAACCGGTGGTGATTGATTCTGCCGATGGCATCCTGAAGGCATTTGAAACGGGTCGCTGTGATGTTTACACGACCGACGCGTCCGCACTTTATGCGCAACGTCTGAAGCTTGCCGAACCTGATGCTTTCACCGTTCTGCCGGAAGTGATTTCCAAGGAGCCGCTTGGACCTGCCGTCCGCCAGGGCGACGATAAATGGTTCAACATCGTTCGCTGGACGCTGTTTGCAATGCTTGAGGCAGAGGAACTGGGCATTACGCAAGCCTCCGCTGATGCGGATCTGAACTCCAAGAAGCCGGACGTGCGCCGTTTCCTCGGATCGGAAGGCGATAGCGGCCAACAGCTCGGCCTTGAGCCGAAATGGGCCTATAATGTCGTCTCCAAGATCGGCAATTATGGCGAAATGTTTGAACGCACCATCGGCAAGGGCAGCCTGCTCAAGATCGACCGCGGCATCAATGCGCTGTGGAACAAGGGCGGGCTCATGTATGCGCCGCCTGTAAAATAA
- a CDS encoding MurR/RpiR family transcriptional regulator yields the protein MKPTEKSFLTRVRDVMDELPPAEKRLGEFVCDFPGELASYSASELAALAHVSNATVTRFVQRLGYDTYEESRRHAREEKQTGSRLFLSSATDAESGQSLSSHVGQGIANLEKTFLSIRETQIDAVVEAMLGARKTWVFGFRSSQPFAAYLQWQMIQVVDNIVAVPGPGQTLGEYIASISPDDMVIVFALRRRIAKMDDILAAIEKRGAKLLYITDEGAPFRASAQWHFHCQTLAPGPLFNHVAVMALCHLLTTRAIEKAGASGRKRLRDIEASGDLLEEL from the coding sequence ATGAAACCCACCGAAAAGTCCTTTCTGACCCGCGTAAGAGACGTTATGGACGAACTGCCGCCAGCCGAAAAAAGGCTGGGTGAATTCGTATGTGATTTTCCAGGGGAACTGGCGAGCTATTCGGCGTCGGAACTGGCAGCTCTCGCCCATGTTTCCAACGCGACCGTGACGCGTTTCGTACAGCGCCTCGGTTATGACACCTATGAAGAATCCCGACGCCATGCCCGTGAGGAAAAACAGACGGGATCGCGTCTGTTTCTGTCGAGTGCCACCGATGCGGAGAGCGGCCAGTCCCTGTCTTCGCATGTCGGTCAGGGCATCGCCAATCTGGAAAAGACCTTTCTTTCCATACGCGAAACACAGATCGACGCCGTTGTGGAAGCAATGCTCGGCGCACGCAAGACATGGGTATTCGGCTTTCGCAGCAGCCAGCCTTTTGCGGCCTATCTGCAATGGCAGATGATACAGGTGGTGGACAATATCGTTGCGGTTCCCGGACCGGGCCAAACACTTGGCGAATATATTGCCAGCATCAGCCCTGACGATATGGTCATCGTCTTCGCGCTTCGCCGCCGTATTGCAAAAATGGACGACATCCTTGCCGCCATCGAAAAGCGTGGTGCGAAACTTCTCTACATCACCGATGAAGGCGCGCCGTTCCGGGCTTCCGCGCAATGGCATTTTCATTGCCAGACACTGGCACCCGGCCCGTTGTTCAATCACGTTGCGGTCATGGCGCTCTGCCATTTATTGACCACGCGGGCCATTGAAAAAGCAGGCGCTTCCGGACGAAAGCGCCTGCGTGATATCGAAGCCTCCGGCGACCTGCTCGAAGAGCTGTAA
- a CDS encoding thiamine pyrophosphate-binding protein: MTSKPNARTGGQILVDALRIHGTDRVFCVPGESYLAALDAFHDSSDAIDLIVCRQEGGAAYMAEAYGKLTGKPGICFVTRGPGATNASVGVHTAFQDSTPMLLFIGQVASDQVEREAFQEIDYRRMFGQMAKWVVQIDDAARIPELVSQAFHRAVNGRPGPVVIALPEDMLTSYAAVSDAPAFKQVQMHPGTDQLQDMQALLAKAERPLVIVGGGGWNAEATIDLRKFAENMHLPVAASFRCQDMFDNTHPLYAGEMGTSISPKLAQRVRDADLLIVIGARLGEMTTQGYELVSIPVPQQKLVHIHPGAEELGRVYHADVPVNASMPAFCAAAAKLAPVADPRWKAWTNGANADYRDNIKSPVIPGDVQMGEVMEWLRAHLPADAIITNGAGNYSAWPHRFYQYRTYRSQLAPTNGSMGYGVPAAVAAKLTAPERTVVAFAGDGCFLMNGQELATAAQYGANAIFIVVNNGMYGTIRMHQERTYPGRVSGTGLANPDFAALARAYGLHGEVVEKTADFAPAFEACEKSGKPGLIEIRIDPEALSPKMSLSQMREQGLAKQR, translated from the coding sequence ATGACGAGCAAACCCAATGCCCGTACCGGAGGCCAGATTTTGGTGGATGCGCTGCGCATCCACGGCACCGACCGGGTCTTCTGCGTCCCCGGCGAGAGCTATCTCGCTGCGCTTGACGCCTTTCATGATTCCAGCGACGCGATTGACCTGATCGTCTGCCGGCAGGAAGGCGGCGCGGCCTATATGGCGGAAGCCTATGGCAAGCTGACCGGCAAGCCGGGCATCTGCTTCGTCACACGCGGTCCCGGCGCAACAAACGCCTCTGTCGGTGTGCATACAGCTTTTCAGGATTCAACGCCGATGCTGCTCTTCATCGGTCAGGTCGCCAGCGATCAGGTCGAGCGCGAGGCATTTCAGGAAATCGACTATCGCCGCATGTTCGGCCAGATGGCCAAATGGGTCGTCCAGATCGACGATGCCGCCCGCATTCCAGAACTGGTCAGCCAAGCCTTCCACCGCGCCGTCAACGGTCGCCCCGGCCCGGTCGTGATCGCCCTGCCGGAAGACATGCTGACATCCTATGCCGCCGTCAGCGACGCACCAGCCTTTAAACAGGTTCAGATGCATCCGGGCACTGATCAGTTGCAGGACATGCAGGCGCTTCTTGCAAAGGCCGAACGGCCTCTGGTAATCGTCGGCGGTGGCGGCTGGAACGCAGAAGCCACCATTGACCTGCGGAAATTTGCCGAGAACATGCACCTGCCGGTCGCCGCATCTTTCCGCTGCCAGGACATGTTCGACAACACCCATCCGCTTTATGCGGGCGAAATGGGAACCTCGATCAGCCCCAAGCTGGCGCAGCGCGTTCGCGATGCCGATCTGCTGATCGTAATCGGTGCCCGCCTCGGCGAAATGACGACACAGGGCTACGAACTCGTCTCCATTCCGGTGCCGCAGCAAAAGCTCGTCCATATCCATCCGGGCGCAGAAGAGCTGGGTCGCGTTTATCATGCAGACGTTCCGGTCAATGCTTCGATGCCTGCCTTCTGTGCGGCGGCGGCAAAGCTTGCGCCGGTTGCCGATCCGCGCTGGAAGGCATGGACCAACGGCGCCAATGCCGATTACCGCGACAACATCAAATCGCCGGTCATCCCCGGCGATGTGCAGATGGGCGAAGTGATGGAGTGGCTGCGCGCGCATCTGCCCGCCGACGCCATCATCACCAATGGCGCAGGCAACTATTCCGCATGGCCGCATCGCTTCTACCAGTACCGCACCTATCGCAGCCAGCTGGCTCCCACCAACGGCTCGATGGGCTATGGCGTACCGGCTGCGGTCGCGGCCAAACTCACCGCACCGGAACGCACGGTTGTTGCCTTTGCAGGCGACGGCTGTTTCCTCATGAACGGACAGGAACTGGCAACAGCAGCGCAGTATGGAGCCAATGCCATCTTCATCGTCGTGAATAACGGCATGTATGGCACCATCCGTATGCATCAGGAACGCACCTATCCGGGCCGCGTTTCAGGCACCGGCCTCGCCAATCCTGACTTCGCAGCGCTTGCCCGCGCCTATGGCCTGCATGGCGAAGTGGTGGAAAAGACGGCTGATTTTGCACCGGCCTTCGAGGCTTGCGAAAAGTCCGGCAAGCCGGGCCTCATCGAAATCCGCATCGATCCGGAAGCGCTTTCACCGAAGATGAGCCTCAGTCAGATGCGCGAGCAGGGTCTGGCCAAGCAGCGATAG